One region of Daphnia pulicaria isolate SC F1-1A chromosome 7, SC_F0-13Bv2, whole genome shotgun sequence genomic DNA includes:
- the LOC124348600 gene encoding uncharacterized protein LOC124348600 has protein sequence MEKETVKDKRCVLHIDNLPSSANIILFQDFTLKKCQDAELVHKYRLNKGTSFYKDIVLPSVPDRHSGYHSKCYSKYTAVSSASKQRVVQQKESDDTPSPEASAEPLPEVNHNIGRRSLRSNRH, from the exons ATGGAGAAAGAAACAGTCAAAGACAAAAGATGTGTTTTGCACATTGATAATCTTCCATCATCAGcaaatattattttgtttcaagacTTCACtctaaaaaaatgtcaagatgcTGAACTTGTTCACAAATATCGTCTAAATAAGGGTACTTCATTCTACAAAGACATAGTTTTGCCTTCAGTTCCTGATCGTCATTCAGGTTATCATTCCAAATGTTATTCGAAATATACAGCTGTGTCAAGTGCTTCAAAGCAGAGAGTTGTTCAGCAAAAAGAAAGTGACGATACTCCTTCACCAGAAGCTTCAGCAG AACCACTTCCAGAGGTTAATCATAACATTGGGAGACGGTCACTCAGGTCAAACAGACACTGA